The following coding sequences lie in one Enterococcus sp. 9E7_DIV0242 genomic window:
- a CDS encoding aspartate carbamoyltransferase catalytic subunit, with amino-acid sequence MIHTSERVSLKHLLTVEALSDQEVMGLIRRGQEFKKGAVWQSAGKQFFATNLFFENSTRTHKSFDVAEKKLGLEVIEFEASTSSVQKGETLYDTVLTMSAIGVDVAVIRHGEENYYDELIQSKTIQCSIINGGDGSGQHPTQCLLDLMTIYEEFGHFEGLKVAIVGDLTHSRVAKSNMQMLKRLGAEIYFSGPEEWYDAQFDVYGEYGQLDDIVEKVDVMMLLRVQHERHDGTESFSKEGYHQQYGLTVERAKRLKKGAIIMHPAPINRDVELADSLVEGIQSRIIQQMSNGVYMRMAILEAVLEGKA; translated from the coding sequence ATGATTCATACATCAGAACGTGTCAGTTTGAAGCATCTGTTGACAGTTGAAGCATTAAGTGATCAAGAAGTGATGGGGTTGATTCGACGAGGGCAGGAGTTCAAAAAGGGAGCTGTCTGGCAATCGGCGGGGAAACAATTTTTTGCAACAAATCTTTTCTTTGAGAACAGCACGCGGACACATAAGAGCTTTGATGTCGCAGAAAAGAAGCTAGGTCTTGAGGTTATCGAATTTGAGGCCAGTACTAGCTCAGTTCAAAAGGGTGAAACATTGTATGACACTGTTTTGACTATGTCTGCTATTGGTGTAGATGTGGCAGTCATTCGTCATGGTGAGGAAAACTACTATGATGAACTGATTCAAAGTAAGACGATTCAATGTTCAATAATCAATGGCGGTGATGGCAGCGGTCAGCATCCTACACAATGCTTATTGGACCTGATGACGATCTACGAAGAGTTTGGTCATTTTGAAGGCTTGAAGGTAGCCATAGTTGGTGATTTGACTCATTCCAGAGTGGCAAAATCCAACATGCAAATGTTGAAGCGGTTGGGTGCTGAAATCTATTTCTCCGGTCCGGAAGAATGGTATGATGCACAGTTTGATGTCTATGGGGAGTATGGGCAGTTAGACGATATTGTAGAAAAGGTAGACGTGATGATGCTGCTTCGTGTACAGCATGAACGTCACGACGGGACAGAGAGCTTTTCTAAAGAGGGCTATCACCAGCAATATGGTCTAACAGTCGAACGGGCAAAACGTTTGAAAAAGGGAGCAATCATCATGCATCCGGCTCCTATCAATCGAGATGTAGAGCTTGCGGATTCATTAGTTGAAGGAATCCAATCAAGAATCATTCAGCAAATGAGCAATGGGGTCTACATGAGAATGGCAATTTTGGAAGCAGTACTAGAAGGAAAGGCGTAG
- a CDS encoding dihydroorotase: MKTLIKNGKIVEKGNQLTEASIWIEDGKIFAIGKAFDETGFDKVYDANGQLITPGLVDVHVHLREPGFTYKETIETGSKAAARGGFTTVCAMPNLNPVPDTAEKLKEIYAIIQKDAVVKVLQYAPITEELRSERLTDQKALKQAGAFAFTNDGVGVQTAGTMYLAMREAAANNMALVAHTEDESLLFGGVMHEGEISKKLGLPGILSATEASQIARDITLAKETGAHYHVCHVSTEESVRVIRDAKRAGIHVTAEVSPHHLLLIDEDIPEDNGFWKMNPPLRGKADRQALIDGLLDGTIDCIATDHAPHGLEEKNQTFLKAPFGIVGSETAFQLIYTHFVETGKFTLEQVVDWMAVKPAAIFGLDAGTLKIGAAADIAVFDLALEEAIDEQDFESKAVNTPFVGWKVKGNTMLTFVNGKLVWAKEEV; this comes from the coding sequence ATGAAAACATTGATAAAAAACGGGAAAATTGTAGAAAAAGGAAATCAGTTAACAGAGGCGTCTATTTGGATCGAAGATGGAAAAATCTTTGCTATTGGGAAGGCTTTTGATGAAACGGGTTTTGATAAAGTATACGATGCGAACGGGCAGCTCATCACTCCGGGCTTAGTAGATGTTCATGTGCACTTGAGAGAACCGGGCTTCACATATAAAGAAACAATCGAGACAGGGAGCAAAGCAGCAGCAAGAGGCGGATTTACGACAGTTTGTGCGATGCCTAACCTGAATCCGGTACCGGATACTGCTGAAAAGCTGAAAGAAATTTACGCTATTATTCAAAAGGATGCGGTGGTGAAGGTGCTGCAATATGCGCCCATCACAGAAGAGCTGCGCAGTGAACGTTTAACGGATCAAAAAGCCTTGAAACAAGCTGGTGCATTTGCTTTTACGAATGACGGTGTAGGCGTTCAGACAGCTGGTACGATGTATCTGGCAATGAGGGAAGCTGCGGCAAACAACATGGCGTTGGTAGCACACACCGAAGATGAATCGTTATTATTTGGTGGTGTGATGCACGAAGGCGAAATTTCTAAAAAGCTAGGGCTTCCTGGGATTCTCAGTGCAACAGAGGCGTCACAGATTGCCAGAGATATTACTTTAGCAAAAGAGACAGGTGCACATTATCATGTCTGCCATGTGTCGACAGAAGAAAGTGTTCGTGTGATCCGTGATGCGAAACGTGCCGGTATTCATGTGACTGCTGAGGTTTCTCCTCATCACTTGTTGCTGATCGATGAAGATATTCCGGAAGATAACGGGTTTTGGAAGATGAATCCTCCGTTAAGAGGAAAAGCAGATAGACAGGCGTTGATCGACGGGTTACTCGATGGAACAATCGACTGTATTGCGACAGACCATGCCCCACATGGCTTGGAAGAAAAAAATCAAACATTCTTGAAAGCACCATTTGGAATCGTGGGCAGTGAAACGGCCTTCCAATTGATTTACACGCATTTTGTAGAAACAGGCAAATTTACACTAGAGCAAGTCGTTGATTGGATGGCAGTAAAACCGGCAGCCATTTTCGGATTAGATGCTGGTACATTGAAAATCGGCGCAGCTGCTGACATTGCGGTTTTTGATTTAGCATTAGAAGAAGCAATCGATGAACAGGATTTTGAATCAAAAGCTGTTAATACCCCATTCGTTGGCTGGAAGGTCAAAGGAAATACCATGCTGACGTTTGTGAACGGAAAGCTGGTATGGGCTAAGGAGGAAGTGTAA
- a CDS encoding carbamoyl phosphate synthase small subunit, translating into MKRLLILEDGTVFEGKAFGADANVVGEVVFTTSMTGYQETITDQSFNGQIITFTYPMVGNYGINRDDYESIAPTCKGVVVKEFARLASNWRNQLTLDEFLKRKGIPGIAGIDTRALTKKLRSAGTMKGMLVDKGDELNHLFDQLKATVLPHNQVAQVSTTKPYPSPGIGRNVVVVDFGLKHSILRELSKRECNLTVLPYNTDAQTILDLHPDGVMLTNGPGDPKDVPGAIEMIQQIQGKVPIFGICLGHQLFSLANGADTYKMKFGHRGLNHPVKEIATGRIDFTSQNHGYAVDENTIDPEKLMVTHIEINDGTVEGVRHREFPAFTVQYHPDAAPGPHDGLHLFDEFMELMDAWKEQRNA; encoded by the coding sequence TTGAAACGATTACTTATTTTAGAAGATGGAACTGTCTTTGAAGGAAAGGCCTTCGGAGCGGATGCAAATGTAGTAGGCGAAGTCGTATTTACAACAAGTATGACTGGCTATCAGGAAACAATCACTGACCAAAGCTTCAACGGTCAGATCATCACCTTTACGTACCCAATGGTAGGGAACTACGGAATCAACCGTGATGATTATGAATCTATTGCTCCAACCTGTAAAGGAGTAGTAGTTAAAGAGTTTGCACGTCTGGCTTCTAATTGGAGGAATCAGCTTACTTTAGATGAATTTCTAAAGCGTAAAGGTATTCCTGGGATTGCCGGGATCGATACACGTGCACTGACGAAAAAACTTCGTTCGGCAGGAACAATGAAGGGAATGCTTGTTGATAAAGGGGATGAACTAAACCATCTCTTTGATCAATTGAAAGCGACCGTGTTGCCGCACAATCAAGTGGCTCAGGTTTCTACAACAAAGCCTTACCCTAGTCCGGGGATCGGCAGAAATGTCGTGGTTGTTGATTTTGGGTTGAAACACAGTATTTTACGTGAGCTTTCCAAAAGAGAATGCAACCTGACTGTTTTACCATACAATACGGATGCACAGACGATTCTTGATCTTCATCCAGATGGGGTGATGTTGACGAATGGACCAGGCGATCCAAAAGATGTACCTGGTGCAATCGAAATGATCCAGCAGATTCAAGGGAAAGTCCCCATTTTCGGTATATGCTTGGGGCACCAGTTGTTTTCATTAGCAAATGGCGCAGACACGTATAAGATGAAATTTGGTCACCGCGGATTAAATCATCCGGTAAAAGAAATTGCAACAGGGCGTATTGATTTCACCTCACAAAACCATGGGTATGCAGTTGATGAAAACACCATTGATCCTGAGAAGCTGATGGTCACTCATATTGAAATCAATGATGGAACTGTTGAGGGAGTCAGACATAGAGAATTCCCGGCGTTTACTGTTCAATACCATCCAGATGCTGCACCTGGTCCTCATGATGGACTGCACCTGTTTGACGAATTTATGGAATTAATGGATGCATGGAAGGAGCAGAGAAATGCCTAA